From one Agathobaculum sp. NTUH-O15-33 genomic stretch:
- a CDS encoding CPBP family intramembrane glutamic endopeptidase — translation MEETALRRERKICSALGLMLLAVLLCSVVWSFLMSGLYYMTNGAIPYVLYLALTLVGHYALSLPLAFRMVRRVPRVEPARRPVEPLALVRWIVIGLSLTWVGALVGVVVNQLIYLATGRVSSNDLDQIIDMMPVGLVVLCVSVIAPVCEEIVFRYLLAGRLARYGQASAAFISALLFAAFHGNFSQFFLAFAAGLLLAYAYFRTGRLLVPILIHMAVNFSNSGVALLLPPSDTAYALYGFVSLVITVAGIALLICGRRDIRWDSGWRKPTLRAVFLNPGMVLIFAACFAEFAMTAFLY, via the coding sequence ATGGAAGAAACGGCGCTGCGGCGCGAGCGGAAGATCTGCTCGGCGCTGGGGCTGATGCTGCTGGCCGTTCTGCTCTGCTCGGTCGTTTGGTCGTTTTTGATGAGCGGCCTATATTATATGACGAACGGCGCGATCCCTTACGTGCTGTATCTGGCGCTCACGTTGGTCGGGCATTATGCTTTGTCGCTGCCGCTGGCGTTCCGCATGGTGCGGAGGGTGCCGCGCGTCGAACCCGCGCGGCGGCCGGTCGAGCCGCTCGCGCTCGTCCGGTGGATCGTGATCGGCCTGTCGCTCACATGGGTCGGGGCGCTCGTCGGCGTGGTGGTAAACCAGCTGATCTATCTGGCCACCGGGCGCGTCTCGTCGAATGATCTGGACCAGATCATCGATATGATGCCGGTCGGCTTGGTGGTGTTGTGCGTCAGCGTCATTGCGCCGGTGTGCGAGGAGATCGTTTTCCGCTACCTGCTGGCCGGGCGCTTGGCGCGGTATGGGCAGGCCTCGGCCGCGTTTATCTCGGCCCTGTTGTTCGCCGCGTTCCACGGCAATTTTTCGCAGTTTTTTCTGGCGTTTGCCGCCGGGCTGCTGCTTGCCTATGCATATTTCCGCACCGGCCGGCTGCTCGTGCCCATCCTCATCCACATGGCGGTGAACTTTTCAAACAGCGGCGTGGCGCTGCTGCTGCCGCCGAGCGACACGGCGTATGCCCTTTACGGCTTTGTCTCGCTTGTGATCACGGTGGCGGGGATCGCGCTGCTGATTTGCGGGCGGCGGGATATCCGGTGGGACAGCGGCTGGCGCAAGCCGACGCTTCGCGCCGTGTTCCTGAATCCGGGCATGGTGCTGATTTTCGCGGCGTGCTTTGCCGAATTTGCCATGACCGCATTTCTTTATTAG
- a CDS encoding histidinol-phosphatase HisJ family protein, with translation MLLDLHMHTGYSEDAEPHTVEQKVRACIDRGLEIIAITDHLDFWHHLPPQATDIEGCIRDMRAAKAVFAEDIELLVGVEIGQPYADPRADAFLKTHAFDTVIGSVHGMPNDVDIYFHDFERLDCDRFLKDYFAELMKLTEYGGFDVLAHIDYPLRVMRHGDYVPSFDQYMDRVEQVLRACIARGYALELNAAGLAGWQKKVGPPENILYEYKRLGGERISVGSDSHSLETVGRGIEECLALAKRAGFRSVTVFRDRRAEQVEI, from the coding sequence ATGCTACTCGACCTGCACATGCACACCGGCTATTCGGAGGATGCCGAGCCGCATACCGTGGAACAGAAGGTGCGCGCCTGTATCGATCGGGGCTTGGAGATCATCGCGATCACCGATCATCTTGATTTTTGGCACCATTTGCCGCCGCAGGCCACCGATATAGAGGGCTGCATCCGCGATATGCGCGCGGCCAAAGCGGTGTTCGCGGAGGATATCGAGCTGCTGGTCGGCGTGGAGATCGGCCAGCCCTATGCCGATCCGCGCGCGGACGCGTTTTTAAAGACGCACGCGTTCGATACCGTGATCGGCTCGGTGCACGGCATGCCGAATGATGTGGATATCTATTTCCACGATTTTGAGCGCCTCGACTGCGACCGGTTTTTAAAGGATTATTTTGCGGAGCTGATGAAGCTGACGGAATACGGCGGGTTCGATGTGCTGGCGCATATCGATTATCCGCTGCGCGTGATGCGGCATGGGGATTATGTGCCCTCGTTCGATCAATATATGGATCGCGTGGAGCAGGTGCTGCGCGCGTGCATCGCGCGCGGCTACGCGCTGGAGCTGAACGCGGCGGGGCTGGCGGGCTGGCAGAAGAAAGTAGGCCCGCCGGAAAATATACTATATGAATATAAACGCCTTGGCGGCGAGCGCATATCGGTCGGCAGCGACAGCCATTCGCTGGAAACCGTGGGCCGCGGCATTGAGGAATGTCTGGCGCTGGCAAAGCGCGCGGGCTTCCGGTCGGTTACCGTATTCCGGGATCGCAGGGCGGAACAGGTGGAGATATAA
- the ispE gene encoding 4-(cytidine 5'-diphospho)-2-C-methyl-D-erythritol kinase, with translation MGRKQQVERRETTILAHAKINLTLDVTGRREDGYHLVKMVMQSVALHDEVRVATVSGERKGRGIVLTCSLPYLPVDERNLAYRAAERFYVETGLLLETVEIHIEKRIPVAAGLAGGSTDAAAVLRALNDLTGAGLSLDELCRIGLTLGADIPYCLRGGTMLAEGIGETLTPLAPMPPCWVVLCKPPFAVSTKEVYEEMDAVEPETRPDTDGMIKALEAGDLAGVCSRLCNVMELVTGQKRRQIGEIRAFLTENGAAGTAMSGSGPTVFGLFTDEGRARTAAKMLRHRFADTFFTKTE, from the coding sequence TTGGGGAGAAAACAACAGGTGGAACGGCGGGAAACAACGATTTTAGCGCATGCGAAGATCAATTTAACACTCGACGTCACCGGACGGCGGGAGGACGGCTATCATCTGGTAAAAATGGTGATGCAGTCCGTCGCGCTGCATGACGAGGTGCGCGTCGCCACTGTTTCGGGAGAGCGGAAGGGACGCGGCATCGTTTTAACGTGCAGCTTGCCTTATCTGCCGGTGGATGAGCGCAATTTGGCGTACCGCGCGGCGGAGCGCTTTTATGTGGAGACCGGCCTGCTGCTCGAAACGGTGGAAATTCATATCGAAAAGCGCATTCCGGTCGCGGCCGGGCTCGCGGGCGGCTCTACCGACGCTGCGGCTGTGCTGCGCGCGCTGAACGATCTGACCGGCGCCGGTCTTTCGCTGGACGAGCTGTGCCGCATCGGCCTAACGCTGGGCGCGGATATACCCTATTGCCTGCGCGGCGGCACCATGCTGGCCGAGGGGATCGGCGAAACGCTTACGCCCCTTGCGCCCATGCCGCCCTGCTGGGTGGTGCTGTGCAAGCCGCCCTTCGCGGTATCGACCAAGGAAGTGTACGAGGAAATGGACGCGGTGGAGCCTGAAACGCGTCCCGACACGGACGGCATGATCAAGGCGTTGGAAGCGGGCGATCTAGCGGGCGTTTGTAGTAGGCTGTGCAACGTGATGGAGCTTGTCACCGGGCAAAAGCGGCGGCAGATTGGCGAAATCCGCGCGTTTCTCACGGAAAACGGGGCCGCCGGTACCGCGATGAGCGGCTCCGGCCCCACGGTTTTCGGCCTGTTTACCGATGAAGGCCGCGCCCGCACGGCGGCCAAAATGCTGCGCCACCGCTTTGCGGATACGTTTTTTACAAAAACAGAATAA
- a CDS encoding DUF4330 domain-containing protein codes for MKVINEKGKLFGVINIVDLLVLLAAIAVVLGVGYKLFGPQIEAATQKQVEMTAVIRVRGATPFLVAEVERNSQVGKQLVSGNDYVNATIEDMYIDDYVQQVTTADGRIVDALDGTKRDLVFTIKTTVAQGTASPKIGTQEVRAGRTFILKTNDFETTGNIDSVDIAKE; via the coding sequence ATGAAAGTGATTAACGAAAAAGGCAAGCTGTTCGGCGTGATCAATATCGTCGACCTGCTCGTGCTGCTGGCGGCGATCGCGGTCGTGCTCGGCGTGGGGTACAAGCTCTTTGGCCCGCAGATCGAAGCGGCAACGCAAAAGCAGGTAGAAATGACCGCTGTGATCCGTGTGCGCGGCGCCACGCCTTTTTTGGTGGCCGAGGTAGAGCGGAACAGTCAGGTCGGCAAGCAGCTTGTCAGCGGCAACGACTATGTGAATGCCACCATCGAGGATATGTACATTGACGACTATGTGCAGCAGGTGACCACGGCGGACGGCCGCATCGTCGACGCGCTGGACGGCACCAAGCGCGATCTGGTCTTTACCATTAAGACCACGGTGGCGCAGGGCACGGCCTCGCCCAAGATCGGCACGCAGGAAGTCCGCGCGGGCCGTACCTTTATCCTGAAAACGAACGATTTTGAGACCACCGGCAATATCGATTCGGTCGATATCGCCAAGGAATAA
- a CDS encoding O-antigen ligase family protein, whose translation MKGILQNSIVGRALVRLRAWYHMGAIAGFFGKVRDAYVDSRFRRLWEHFCAAALPSAAGSCYVRFLAALRRLIERVGDWTRQSVVYRACIAVWKPVSNFLGGGVIGRLCRFFGIRGMLLTALALYLPLDYFIRAAASKGYLPAFTASIWDECLMLAAVAYILWHTAMRRAPVQGRATPLDGYLFLFIGVAFFLMCAVSPIPKIALDGWRAVVQYLFWFLLVIRLLEDDRDFGIFYGALLTMAIVVALHGVYQFIVATPIPAAWVSQTEQGVRTRVFSITGSPNIMGSLLVLFAPMAAGLAYYCKKMWVKVLALGAAGIMCMSILFTFSKGAWGGLAVAVVVFAIFLDRRLIALMGAAGAGALIAIPSIANRITYLFTADYVEASQRAGRMIRWETGINLLHEANRWLGFGLGRFGGAVAMQNKVIEETETFEYFYMDNYYLKTMVEMGYLGLIFFIILLIGLIIWCLRSIGRTKFTATDRTRVLAVSMFAGMMGVLTHCYFENIFEVPYMMAYFWSMAAAVLYLGYFRKRRSS comes from the coding sequence ATGAAGGGTATCCTGCAAAATAGTATCGTCGGGCGGGCGTTGGTCCGCCTGCGCGCTTGGTACCATATGGGTGCGATCGCGGGCTTTTTCGGCAAGGTACGGGATGCTTATGTGGATTCCCGCTTTCGCCGCCTGTGGGAGCATTTTTGCGCCGCCGCGCTGCCAAGCGCGGCGGGAAGCTGCTATGTGCGCTTTTTGGCCGCGCTGCGCCGCCTTATCGAGCGGGTGGGCGATTGGACGCGGCAAAGCGTGGTGTACCGCGCCTGTATCGCGGTCTGGAAGCCGGTCTCAAACTTTCTTGGCGGCGGGGTAATCGGCCGCCTGTGCCGCTTTTTCGGCATCCGCGGCATGCTGCTGACCGCGCTCGCGCTGTATCTGCCGCTGGATTATTTCATCCGCGCGGCGGCGAGCAAGGGCTATCTGCCCGCGTTTACCGCTTCCATCTGGGATGAATGCCTGATGCTCGCGGCGGTCGCTTACATCCTGTGGCACACCGCTATGCGGCGCGCGCCGGTGCAAGGCAGGGCCACGCCGCTGGACGGTTATCTGTTTTTGTTTATTGGCGTTGCGTTTTTCCTAATGTGCGCGGTCTCGCCCATTCCGAAGATCGCGCTGGACGGCTGGCGCGCGGTGGTGCAGTACCTGTTTTGGTTCCTGCTTGTCATCCGCCTGCTGGAGGACGACCGGGATTTCGGTATTTTCTATGGCGCGCTGCTCACCATGGCGATCGTTGTGGCGCTGCACGGCGTTTATCAGTTCATCGTCGCCACGCCCATACCGGCCGCCTGGGTATCCCAGACCGAGCAGGGCGTGCGCACGCGCGTGTTTTCCATCACGGGCAGCCCCAATATCATGGGCAGCCTGTTGGTGCTGTTCGCGCCCATGGCGGCGGGCCTTGCGTATTACTGCAAGAAAATGTGGGTCAAGGTGCTGGCGCTGGGCGCGGCGGGTATCATGTGCATGTCCATCCTGTTCACCTTTTCCAAGGGCGCATGGGGCGGTTTGGCGGTCGCGGTCGTCGTATTCGCGATCTTTTTGGATCGCCGCCTGATCGCCTTGATGGGCGCGGCGGGCGCGGGCGCGTTGATCGCGATTCCCTCGATCGCGAACCGCATCACCTACCTGTTTACCGCGGACTATGTGGAGGCCAGCCAGCGCGCGGGCCGCATGATCCGCTGGGAGACCGGCATTAACCTGCTGCATGAAGCAAACCGCTGGCTGGGCTTTGGTCTGGGCCGTTTTGGCGGCGCGGTGGCCATGCAGAACAAGGTCATAGAAGAGACCGAGACCTTTGAATACTTCTATATGGATAACTACTATCTGAAAACGATGGTGGAAATGGGGTATTTGGGGCTGATCTTCTTTATCATCCTGTTGATCGGTCTGATCATATGGTGCCTGCGTTCGATCGGCCGGACGAAGTTTACCGCGACCGACCGCACGCGCGTGCTCGCGGTATCCATGTTCGCGGGGATGATGGGCGTATTGACGCACTGCTATTTTGAAAATATCTTTGAAGTACCGTACATGATGGCCTACTTCTGGAGCATGGCCGCCGCGGTGCTGTATCTCGGCTATTTTAGAAAAAGGCGCAGTTCCTAG
- a CDS encoding anaerobic sulfatase maturase: protein MPPIHVLIKPASSACNMACRYCFYRDVAAKRDKAFAGPLSLDAMETIIVSALAYADHFCSFSFQGGEPTLAGLSFYRDVIALQQKHNHKNLRIQNNVQTNGYALTEEWAVFFHENNFLIGLSLDGPAALHNFNRIDTHEKATFHQVMRTVRLFNKHNVAYNVLCVVTGRNARFIQQIYSFYRKNGFRWLQFIPCLEPLGATRGESDYFLSTEQYGKFLIRLFDLWYAELKSGNYISIRYFDNWISILLGHCPEACSMTGRCAVQFVIEGDGGVYPCDFYVLDEWRLGVIGQQSFAEMLQSPVAAKFIERSLRVPSACRDCPYFALCRNGCRRERFVLANGEIGQNYFCQAFQSFFTARGDELARAAVLYRQMLHR, encoded by the coding sequence ATGCCACCGATTCATGTATTGATCAAGCCCGCGTCTTCGGCTTGCAATATGGCTTGCCGCTATTGCTTTTACCGGGATGTTGCCGCCAAACGAGACAAGGCCTTCGCAGGGCCGCTTTCTTTGGATGCCATGGAAACCATTATTGTTTCCGCCTTGGCATACGCCGATCATTTTTGCAGCTTTTCCTTTCAGGGGGGCGAACCGACGCTTGCAGGACTTTCCTTTTATCGCGATGTAATCGCGTTACAGCAAAAGCACAATCACAAGAACCTACGCATTCAAAACAATGTGCAGACGAATGGCTACGCATTGACAGAAGAATGGGCCGTCTTCTTTCACGAAAACAATTTTTTGATTGGCCTATCGCTGGATGGTCCCGCTGCGTTACATAATTTTAACCGCATCGACACCCATGAAAAGGCAACCTTTCATCAGGTCATGCGCACCGTGCGGCTTTTCAATAAGCATAACGTTGCGTATAATGTGCTCTGTGTCGTCACCGGAAGAAACGCCCGTTTTATCCAGCAGATCTATTCCTTTTATCGTAAAAACGGATTTCGCTGGCTGCAGTTCATACCCTGTTTGGAACCCTTAGGAGCAACCCGAGGAGAAAGCGACTACTTTCTTTCCACCGAGCAATATGGAAAGTTCCTGATCCGCCTATTTGATTTGTGGTATGCGGAACTAAAAAGCGGAAACTATATCAGCATTCGATATTTTGACAACTGGATCTCCATACTGCTTGGCCATTGCCCGGAAGCTTGCAGTATGACAGGCCGGTGCGCCGTGCAATTTGTCATAGAAGGCGACGGCGGAGTATATCCTTGCGACTTCTATGTGCTGGACGAGTGGCGACTCGGCGTCATTGGTCAGCAATCCTTCGCGGAAATGCTGCAATCGCCTGTGGCGGCCAAATTTATCGAACGCTCTCTCCGTGTACCTTCGGCCTGTCGGGATTGCCCTTATTTTGCGCTCTGCCGCAATGGATGCAGGCGCGAACGGTTTGTACTAGCAAACGGCGAGATCGGCCAGAACTATTTCTGCCAAGCTTTTCAGTCGTTTTTTACCGCCAGAGGGGACGAACTTGCAAGGGCGGCGGTCCTGTATCGTCAAATGCTTCATCGTTAA
- a CDS encoding Na+/H+ antiporter NhaC family protein, which yields MEVLDYGILSLVPPVLAIALALILKNAVFALLAGSVAGFFIMSGFHPIATVTNTMTGVISSFAGRYAAIILMVMALSFGISELIEQSGGSNGFIEYITLKRQIVKSRKGSMFLTWVIGVILYMNCMMSIVLTTLTTRKLNDNFRVSRVKQAYIIRATASPVNGLIPIGQWGGVLLGLLAANGIADSNAMLFAVIPLNFYCIIAVVAILLMIAFDKDFFAMKKAELRAKETGLLHADGYQGEDEDLHVVARKAGASFVFVPTIALLALTFAYMAYSGGGNIIAGDALGGILFSTVVTSIITICMNVFSKNMTMDEAWKAFLKGMSSSMEIEIILVMAVTFGAVVQSIGTGLYLANTFASLITPAILPALVFLIGGIIGYATGTSLGTVSCMMPIAIPWALANGASMPLVIAAAWGAAFFGTQTSPISDETFVTSALVGVDMYQMNKTSLQYNLILFGAAFLLYAVFGFIM from the coding sequence GTGGAAGTCTTAGACTACGGCATATTATCGCTAGTACCTCCAGTTTTGGCTATCGCGTTGGCATTGATCTTAAAAAATGCGGTGTTTGCACTATTGGCGGGTTCTGTCGCAGGCTTTTTTATCATGTCGGGGTTTCATCCGATCGCAACCGTCACCAATACGATGACAGGGGTCATCTCTTCGTTCGCGGGACGCTATGCCGCCATTATACTAATGGTAATGGCTCTGTCATTTGGCATTTCTGAACTGATCGAGCAGTCCGGCGGTTCCAACGGCTTTATCGAATACATTACGCTGAAACGGCAAATTGTAAAATCTCGTAAAGGTTCTATGTTTTTGACTTGGGTGATCGGCGTGATCCTTTACATGAACTGTATGATGAGCATTGTGCTGACCACATTGACCACCAGAAAGCTGAATGATAACTTTAGGGTATCCAGAGTAAAACAAGCCTATATCATCCGTGCCACAGCCTCTCCCGTCAATGGGCTAATTCCCATTGGGCAATGGGGCGGCGTGCTGCTGGGGCTGCTGGCTGCTAACGGGATTGCTGACAGCAACGCCATGCTTTTTGCGGTCATTCCGCTCAATTTTTACTGCATCATTGCCGTTGTGGCGATTTTGCTGATGATCGCTTTTGACAAGGACTTTTTCGCCATGAAAAAAGCGGAGCTACGGGCAAAAGAGACCGGTTTGCTCCATGCAGACGGATATCAAGGCGAAGACGAAGATTTGCATGTGGTCGCACGAAAAGCCGGCGCTTCCTTTGTGTTCGTTCCTACCATTGCGTTGCTGGCGCTTACCTTCGCTTATATGGCGTATAGCGGCGGCGGTAATATTATAGCGGGCGACGCGCTGGGCGGCATTCTTTTCAGTACCGTTGTGACCAGCATCATCACCATCTGCATGAATGTGTTTTCTAAAAATATGACCATGGACGAAGCATGGAAGGCGTTTCTCAAGGGTATGAGTTCCTCTATGGAAATTGAGATTATCTTAGTCATGGCGGTGACGTTCGGTGCGGTGGTGCAATCGATCGGTACGGGGCTGTATCTTGCCAATACCTTTGCCAGCCTTATTACCCCCGCCATTCTGCCCGCGCTGGTGTTTTTGATCGGCGGCATCATCGGATATGCCACGGGCACGTCGCTCGGGACGGTTTCCTGCATGATGCCAATCGCGATTCCGTGGGCCTTGGCAAACGGCGCAAGCATGCCGCTCGTGATCGCGGCCGCTTGGGGCGCTGCGTTCTTCGGGACGCAAACCTCTCCTATTTCTGACGAAACCTTCGTCACCTCGGCTTTGGTTGGCGTAGATATGTATCAAATGAACAAGACGTCGCTACAGTATAACCTGATTCTATTTGGCGCAGCGTTCCTTTTATACGCAGTCTTCGGATTTATCATGTAA
- the betC gene encoding choline-sulfatase produces the protein MSTTKKPNFLFLMCDQLSASALSCYGNTVVKSPNIQQLADEGVVFDNNYCTYPICSPSRASMMSGQLPSKIDNWDNGSEFHASIPTFAHHLRSNGYYTCLSGKMHFIGPDQLHGFEDRVTTESYPADFSWTCNWDVGGKLYRYETEKEIGYTDIRNVIDSGVADYCLQMDYDEEVFFQAKRKLYEFARYDHAEQPFLLTVSFTQPHDPYIAKQRFWDMYSDDEIDLPKVPMIPYEEQDIRRQAVHKRMRQDIYELTDAQIKRARRAYYAMISDIDEKIGELRKILKETGQDENTIIILTADHGDMLGERGMWYKNCFFENAIHVPLLIHNPSRLTPQRRYENTSLVDLLPTMVELSGGDTLEQFYDHLDGHSLLPLLHGEDASWTDTVYCEQNENRTLCTRLMVKKGPYKYVWNHFKEYGDALYDLDKDPLERQNMIEDPAYADVLEELKALAAEKWDLENIHAVCIQAQKRNRLVVDALQRGRWQPWEIGNTGPSADKQFVRFGDVFPDVERNSFVNKRDG, from the coding sequence ATGAGCACGACCAAGAAACCCAATTTCCTGTTTCTCATGTGCGATCAGCTGTCCGCCAGCGCGCTAAGTTGCTACGGCAATACGGTGGTGAAAAGCCCCAATATTCAACAGCTTGCGGATGAGGGCGTTGTTTTTGACAACAACTACTGCACATACCCCATTTGTTCCCCTTCCCGCGCTAGCATGATGTCCGGGCAGCTTCCCTCTAAGATCGATAACTGGGACAATGGCTCCGAATTCCATGCCAGTATTCCCACATTCGCGCACCACCTGCGCTCCAATGGCTACTATACCTGTTTGAGCGGAAAAATGCACTTCATCGGGCCAGACCAGCTCCATGGTTTCGAGGACAGAGTGACGACAGAATCCTATCCCGCCGACTTTTCATGGACCTGCAACTGGGATGTCGGCGGCAAGCTATACCGCTATGAAACGGAAAAAGAAATCGGCTATACGGATATCCGGAATGTCATTGACTCCGGCGTTGCCGATTATTGCCTGCAAATGGATTATGACGAAGAAGTATTTTTTCAGGCCAAACGTAAACTGTATGAATTTGCGCGCTATGACCATGCCGAACAGCCGTTTCTGTTAACCGTTTCTTTTACACAGCCACACGACCCCTATATTGCAAAGCAGCGGTTCTGGGATATGTACAGCGATGATGAGATTGATCTGCCCAAGGTCCCCATGATCCCTTATGAAGAGCAGGACATCCGCCGTCAGGCCGTACATAAACGTATGCGGCAGGATATTTATGAATTGACGGATGCACAGATCAAACGCGCCCGCCGCGCGTATTACGCCATGATCAGCGATATTGACGAAAAGATTGGCGAACTCCGCAAAATCCTGAAAGAAACCGGACAAGATGAAAACACGATCATCATTTTAACTGCAGACCACGGCGATATGTTGGGTGAAAGAGGCATGTGGTACAAGAACTGCTTTTTTGAAAACGCCATTCATGTTCCGCTGCTGATCCACAATCCCTCGCGTTTGACGCCGCAGCGCCGTTATGAGAATACCTCTCTGGTCGATCTGCTGCCCACCATGGTCGAATTGTCCGGCGGAGATACGTTAGAGCAGTTTTACGATCATTTGGACGGTCACAGCCTGCTCCCCTTGCTCCATGGAGAGGATGCCTCTTGGACCGATACCGTATACTGCGAGCAGAATGAGAACCGAACGCTTTGCACGCGCCTAATGGTCAAAAAGGGTCCTTATAAGTATGTATGGAATCATTTCAAGGAATACGGGGATGCTTTGTATGATCTGGACAAGGACCCGTTGGAACGCCAAAATATGATTGAAGACCCCGCTTATGCCGATGTTTTGGAAGAGTTAAAGGCTTTAGCCGCTGAAAAGTGGGATCTGGAAAACATTCATGCGGTCTGCATACAGGCGCAAAAGCGCAATCGTCTGGTCGTTGACGCATTGCAGCGCGGCCGCTGGCAGCCCTGGGAGATCGGCAATACAGGCCCTTCCGCGGATAAACAATTCGTTCGCTTTGGGGATGTGTTTCCGGATGTGGAGCGCAATAGCTTTGTGAACAAGAGAGACGGCTAA
- a CDS encoding DUF202 domain-containing protein yields the protein MKYINYDYDNRKMIQRDWLALDRTLLAYERTHLAYLRTIISFLVAALTFSNVLSGWKKIMVPLILAVSAVYFLVLDLRMLKRMHDRTKHICIKPNGSAL from the coding sequence ATGAAATACATCAATTATGACTATGATAACCGGAAAATGATCCAACGAGACTGGTTGGCTTTGGATCGTACCTTACTCGCTTATGAAAGAACGCATTTGGCTTATCTTCGCACCATCATTAGCTTTTTAGTCGCGGCCCTTACCTTCTCCAATGTACTAAGCGGTTGGAAAAAGATCATGGTACCTCTCATTTTAGCGGTCTCCGCGGTCTATTTTTTAGTGCTGGACCTAAGAATGTTAAAAAGAATGCACGACCGTACCAAGCATATCTGCATAAAGCCCAACGGCAGCGCCCTATAG
- a CDS encoding LysR family transcriptional regulator: protein MTLRHLRIFVAICETGSATAAGEMLYLAQPSISLALSELESHYGVKLFDRIGRRLQITQAGQFFLPRAIQIVNLFDTITQEMSSLDFKGTLRVGASVTIGTYLLPAALVAFREQFPDMEVIVSIAHSGKIEQDVLENNIDLGLVETNIQNESLCQQPIARDHILWICAPDHPFANSKNVSFEKVVTQPILLWEAKSRRRSLLESIFREKGYILNPTWQSISAQAILSAVISGMGISFLSRTLVSGALDRGEISSFRVDNMDFYRNFSVIRNKNKTVSHSMNVLIDLCRAQAESKCLAVSFDF, encoded by the coding sequence ATGACCCTTAGACACCTTCGGATCTTTGTCGCGATTTGTGAAACAGGAAGCGCTACCGCTGCGGGAGAAATGCTGTATTTGGCGCAACCATCCATCAGTCTCGCCCTTTCAGAATTGGAATCGCACTACGGCGTTAAGCTCTTTGATCGCATCGGCCGACGATTACAGATCACGCAGGCGGGCCAGTTTTTCCTTCCTAGAGCGATCCAGATCGTCAATCTTTTTGATACCATAACGCAAGAAATGAGTAGCTTGGACTTTAAGGGGACTTTGCGTGTTGGCGCCAGCGTGACCATTGGAACCTACCTTCTGCCTGCCGCCTTAGTCGCTTTCCGCGAACAATTTCCTGATATGGAGGTTATAGTAAGCATCGCGCACTCCGGGAAAATAGAGCAGGATGTTTTGGAGAACAACATCGATCTTGGACTGGTGGAGACCAATATTCAAAACGAGAGCCTGTGCCAACAGCCGATTGCAAGGGATCATATCCTGTGGATCTGTGCGCCTGACCATCCGTTCGCTAATAGTAAAAATGTATCTTTTGAAAAAGTCGTCACACAGCCGATCCTGCTATGGGAGGCTAAAAGCCGCAGACGTTCTCTGCTTGAATCGATCTTCCGGGAAAAGGGCTATATCCTAAATCCAACTTGGCAAAGTATCAGCGCACAGGCGATTTTAAGCGCCGTCATATCCGGAATGGGTATTTCGTTCCTGTCCCGCACGTTAGTTTCGGGGGCGTTGGACCGCGGGGAAATCTCATCGTTTCGTGTTGATAACATGGACTTCTATCGGAATTTTTCAGTAATTCGCAATAAAAACAAGACTGTTTCCCATTCCATGAACGTGTTGATCGACCTTTGCCGTGCACAAGCCGAAAGCAAATGCCTCGCTGTGAGTTTTGATTTTTAA
- a CDS encoding substrate-binding domain-containing protein → MLTSVASNEKAIGYVSLGSLNDTVKAVQVDGVEATTDNVKSGSYKLARPFNVAVKGEATGVAKDFMNFIMSKEGQAVIAENKYIAVDDAAEAFTTDGSSGQITVGGSSSVAPVMEKLIEAYQALNTSAKIELQSSDSTSGMTGTIDGTFAIGMASRELKDEEKTELTGTAIALDGIAVVVNPMNAVSELSMDQIKSIYVGDVTEWGDVQ, encoded by the coding sequence GTGCTCACCAGCGTTGCGTCCAATGAAAAGGCCATCGGCTATGTTTCGCTCGGCTCGCTGAACGACACGGTCAAGGCCGTTCAAGTAGACGGCGTGGAAGCCACCACGGATAATGTAAAGTCCGGTTCCTATAAGCTGGCCCGTCCGTTCAATGTCGCCGTGAAGGGCGAGGCGACCGGCGTTGCCAAGGATTTTATGAATTTCATCATGTCCAAGGAAGGCCAAGCGGTCATCGCGGAGAACAAGTACATCGCGGTGGACGACGCGGCGGAAGCTTTTACGACGGACGGCTCCTCCGGCCAGATCACGGTTGGCGGCTCCTCCTCGGTCGCTCCGGTGATGGAAAAGCTGATCGAAGCCTATCAGGCGCTGAACACGAGCGCGAAGATCGAGCTGCAGTCCTCTGATTCGACCTCCGGCATGACCGGCACGATCGACGGCACCTTTGCCATCGGTATGGCGTCGCGCGAATTGAAGGATGAGGAAAAGACCGAGCTGACCGGCACCGCCATCGCGCTGGACGGCATCGCGGTCGTCGTTAACCCGATGAACGCGGTGAGCGAGCTGTCGATGGACCAGATCAAGAGCATCTATGTCGGCGACGTCACCGAGTGGGGCGACGTTCAGTAA